A genomic region of Acidimicrobiales bacterium contains the following coding sequences:
- a CDS encoding zf-HC2 domain-containing protein, which yields MSLDCALARNLLPEYAAGALDGRDRSAVEAHVQTCAECRAEADAFVEVADAVLGLAPLAEPPVGFEAKVLSRVQGASAPRRGRRVALRLLAAAAALLVVGLGLGRLSAPSTSSDLHTVALRAQGTYVGKAWVHAGTPGWIYVDMRSDESYPSLTLQVIDQSGHVTSVGDLALHAGHGTLGARSPVPVATIRSIRMIEPDGSIVCQGTLS from the coding sequence ATGAGTCTTGACTGCGCCCTCGCGCGCAACCTGTTGCCCGAGTACGCCGCCGGCGCCCTCGACGGGCGCGATCGCAGCGCGGTCGAAGCCCACGTGCAGACGTGCGCCGAGTGCCGGGCCGAAGCCGACGCCTTCGTCGAGGTGGCCGATGCCGTCCTCGGGTTGGCGCCGCTCGCCGAGCCGCCGGTCGGCTTCGAGGCGAAGGTTCTCTCCCGGGTCCAAGGGGCCAGCGCGCCGCGTCGCGGTCGCCGCGTCGCGCTGCGTCTGCTGGCGGCCGCCGCCGCACTGCTCGTGGTCGGCCTCGGCCTGGGCCGGCTGAGCGCGCCGTCGACCAGCAGTGACCTGCACACGGTTGCCTTGCGGGCACAGGGCACGTACGTCGGCAAGGCGTGGGTGCACGCCGGCACCCCGGGGTGGATCTACGTCGACATGCGCTCGGACGAGAGCTACCCGTCGCTCACGCTGCAGGTGATCGACCAGAGCGGCCACGTCACGTCCGTGGGCGACCTCGCGCTGCACGCCGGCCACGGCACCCTCGGCGCCCGCAGCCCCGTGCCCGTCGCCACGATCCGGTCCATCCGCATGATCGAACCCGACGGCTCGATCGTGTGCCAGGGAACGCTCAGCTAG
- a CDS encoding fatty acyl-AMP ligase → MAEIVETTLAGRMLAAADRGGRVRFITGDQVDEVRWTELLDDARRVAGALAAHGVGPGAHVALLGTTSRTLTTTLQATWLSGATAMVLPLPMRLGSVEEFVTQTRARIRAADTDVIVIDDDLAAFYEPVAADPPVVLMRDLFAEAGTRRPDMFDVPVVDPESLAVLQFTSGSTSDPKGVMLPHRTVLANLDGAATAAQLTDDDVAVSWLPLYHDMGLIGLFTLPMVLGIDLVLASPQDFMAAPARWVEWISAYGGTCTAGPNFSYALAARALRRASGLDLSRWRLALNGAEPVNPATVNEFCEAGAPFGFAPGAAFPAFGMAELAIAGTFPVPGTGLRVDTVDSRVVESDHFAAVVDPSAAQARSFALLGRPIPGLEIRITDPETGSAMREREVGELEIRGTSVTPGYYQRPEETAATFRGEWFRTGDLGYLVDGELALCGRIKDVIIVGGRNVFPEDVERAAERVDGVRPGNVIAFSIQNERGKERLVVVAETKADDHEPIRAQVATRVREAVGLPTDDVILVLPGSLPKTSSGKLQRSLCRSRYESDDLQPA, encoded by the coding sequence GTGGCGGAGATTGTCGAAACGACGCTGGCTGGACGCATGCTCGCCGCTGCCGATCGTGGCGGACGAGTGCGCTTCATCACGGGCGACCAGGTGGACGAAGTGCGATGGACCGAGTTGCTCGACGACGCGCGACGCGTCGCCGGTGCCCTCGCAGCACACGGCGTCGGACCGGGTGCCCATGTGGCCTTGCTCGGCACCACCAGTCGCACACTGACGACGACGCTCCAAGCCACCTGGCTGTCGGGGGCCACGGCGATGGTGCTGCCGTTGCCGATGCGCCTCGGATCGGTCGAGGAGTTCGTCACGCAGACCCGCGCGCGTATCCGCGCCGCCGATACCGATGTCATCGTTATCGACGACGACCTCGCCGCCTTTTACGAACCGGTCGCCGCCGACCCTCCCGTCGTGTTGATGCGCGACCTGTTCGCCGAGGCGGGCACGCGGCGACCCGACATGTTCGACGTCCCCGTCGTCGATCCCGAAAGCCTCGCCGTCCTGCAGTTCACGTCGGGTTCGACGTCGGATCCCAAGGGCGTGATGCTGCCGCACCGCACGGTGCTGGCGAACCTCGACGGCGCGGCAACCGCCGCGCAACTCACCGACGACGACGTCGCCGTCTCGTGGCTGCCGCTGTACCACGACATGGGCCTCATCGGGTTGTTCACCCTGCCGATGGTGCTGGGGATCGACCTCGTCCTCGCGTCGCCGCAGGACTTCATGGCGGCGCCGGCGCGCTGGGTCGAATGGATCTCGGCCTACGGCGGGACGTGCACCGCCGGGCCCAACTTCTCCTACGCGTTGGCGGCGCGGGCGCTGCGGCGTGCCAGCGGGCTCGACCTCTCGCGCTGGCGCCTGGCGCTCAACGGTGCCGAGCCGGTCAACCCAGCGACGGTCAACGAGTTCTGCGAGGCGGGCGCGCCGTTCGGCTTCGCACCCGGCGCCGCTTTCCCGGCCTTCGGGATGGCGGAGCTCGCCATCGCCGGCACGTTCCCGGTACCCGGTACGGGACTGCGGGTCGACACCGTCGACAGCCGCGTCGTCGAATCGGACCACTTCGCCGCCGTCGTGGACCCGTCCGCCGCGCAGGCGCGCAGCTTCGCGCTCCTCGGCCGTCCGATCCCGGGACTCGAAATCCGCATCACCGATCCCGAGACGGGGTCGGCCATGCGCGAGCGTGAGGTGGGCGAACTTGAAATCCGCGGCACCTCCGTCACTCCGGGTTACTACCAGCGCCCCGAAGAAACGGCGGCCACCTTCCGCGGCGAGTGGTTCCGCACCGGCGACCTCGGCTATCTCGTCGACGGTGAGCTGGCGCTGTGCGGCCGCATCAAGGATGTGATCATCGTCGGGGGCCGCAACGTGTTCCCCGAAGACGTCGAGCGCGCCGCCGAGCGGGTGGACGGTGTGCGCCCGGGCAACGTCATCGCCTTCAGCATCCAGAACGAGCGGGGCAAGGAACGCCTCGTCGTCGTCGCCGAGACGAAAGCCGACGACCACGAACCGATCCGCGCTCAAGTCGCCACCCGCGTGCGCGAGGCGGTCGGCCTGCCCACCGACGACGTCATCCTCGTCCTCCCCGGCAGCCTCCCCAAGACCAGCTCGGGCAAGCTGCAGCGCAGCCTGTGCCGCAGCCGCTACGAAAGCGACGACCTTCAGCCCGCTTAG
- a CDS encoding ATP-binding cassette domain-containing protein, which translates to MLIAEGLTRRFGEVVALDGLSLRVAPGEVVGFLGPNGSGKTTALRSILGISEPDSGTVTWKGKPVDSDSRRHFGYLPEERGLYPGMKIAEQLAYFAQLYGVEHTRALENAHKLLARLGLGERAEDKVDALSLGNQQRVQLAAALVHEPELLVLDEPFSGLDPISIENVGGILREQADAGVAVVFSSHQLDLVEDFCERVTIVANGRVVAEGDIDDLRRGGDPRLIVQVEGDTTSTWANRLRGVTVVDNADGRLRLRLASTADPQAVLVAAQQRGPVVEFRYEQRRLSEVFREAVEG; encoded by the coding sequence ATGTTGATCGCGGAGGGCTTGACCAGGCGATTCGGTGAGGTGGTCGCGCTCGACGGTCTCTCGCTGCGGGTCGCTCCGGGTGAAGTCGTCGGCTTTCTCGGCCCGAACGGCTCGGGCAAGACGACGGCGTTGCGCAGCATCCTCGGCATCTCCGAGCCCGACAGCGGCACGGTGACGTGGAAGGGCAAGCCTGTCGACAGCGACTCGCGCCGCCATTTCGGTTACCTGCCCGAGGAGCGCGGCCTGTATCCGGGGATGAAGATCGCCGAGCAGCTCGCCTACTTCGCTCAGCTGTACGGCGTCGAGCACACACGCGCCCTCGAGAACGCCCACAAGCTGCTGGCGCGGCTCGGCCTCGGTGAGCGCGCCGAGGACAAGGTTGATGCGCTCTCCCTTGGCAACCAACAGCGCGTGCAACTCGCGGCGGCGCTCGTGCACGAGCCCGAGCTGCTCGTGCTCGACGAGCCGTTCAGCGGCCTCGACCCGATCTCGATCGAGAACGTCGGGGGCATCCTCCGCGAGCAAGCCGACGCCGGCGTCGCGGTCGTCTTCTCGAGCCATCAACTCGACCTTGTCGAGGACTTCTGCGAACGGGTGACGATCGTCGCCAACGGCCGAGTCGTCGCCGAAGGCGACATCGACGACCTGCGCCGGGGTGGCGACCCGCGCCTCATCGTGCAGGTCGAGGGCGACACGACCTCCACGTGGGCCAACCGTCTGCGCGGCGTCACGGTGGTCGACAACGCTGACGGCCGCCTCCGGCTGCGCCTGGCGTCGACCGCCGACCCCCAGGCGGTGCTGGTGGCCGCCCAGCAGCGCGGCCCCGTGGTCGAGTTCCGCTACGAGCAGCGCCGGCTCTCCGAAGTATTCCGCGAGGCGGTCGAAGGATGA
- a CDS encoding ABC transporter permease, which yields MKSSETIRLVAMRELRDRLRSRVFRVTTLVSAAIVAALIVLPHVNEKPKTYDVGLVGQTDPAIRAAVSNMGPALSATVRVHDVASEQAARRQLRSGNLDVALVNGRNVIIDDPVDPDRVTGRVRLVAAISEAARLQTALTDAGLTSEQAAQILRRPSLPVTALGKAKPAANDQVTTLVGVIAIFIFFQTYGSWILVGVAEEKSSRIAEVLLAAVRPRHLVGGKILGIGIAGLAQAIVVAATAIIASRVVGSDVLRGAHAFGAVAAVGWFVLGFAFYSWLYAAAGSLVSRQTEAQAAGFPISVPLFVGYFAAIASVSSSAPSPLVRVLAYLPPTAPMCMPVLIEAHAVAAWQVGLTIVFSLVAALVMARVAGAIYSNSILRTGKRIKWSEALRSA from the coding sequence ATGAAGTCGAGCGAGACGATCCGGCTCGTGGCCATGCGCGAGTTACGCGACCGCCTGCGCAGCCGCGTCTTCCGCGTGACGACGCTCGTCAGCGCCGCCATCGTGGCGGCGTTGATCGTGCTCCCCCACGTCAACGAGAAACCGAAGACCTACGACGTCGGCTTGGTCGGCCAGACCGATCCGGCCATCCGCGCCGCGGTCTCGAATATGGGTCCGGCGCTGTCGGCGACGGTGCGCGTCCACGACGTCGCGTCCGAACAGGCGGCGCGCCGCCAACTGCGCTCGGGCAACCTCGACGTGGCGCTCGTCAACGGCCGCAACGTGATCATCGACGACCCCGTCGACCCCGACCGCGTCACCGGGCGCGTCCGGCTCGTCGCCGCCATCTCCGAAGCAGCTCGCCTGCAAACGGCGTTGACCGACGCCGGCCTCACGTCGGAGCAAGCGGCGCAGATTCTGCGGCGGCCGTCGCTACCCGTGACGGCGCTGGGCAAGGCAAAGCCGGCCGCCAACGACCAAGTGACGACGCTGGTCGGCGTCATCGCGATCTTCATCTTCTTCCAGACCTACGGGTCGTGGATCCTCGTGGGGGTCGCCGAGGAGAAGAGTTCGCGTATTGCCGAAGTGCTGTTGGCGGCGGTCCGGCCGCGCCACCTCGTCGGCGGCAAGATCCTCGGCATCGGCATCGCCGGCCTAGCGCAGGCGATCGTCGTCGCCGCCACCGCCATCATCGCGTCGCGCGTCGTCGGCTCCGACGTGCTCCGGGGCGCGCACGCCTTCGGCGCCGTGGCGGCGGTGGGCTGGTTCGTGCTCGGCTTCGCCTTCTACAGCTGGCTCTACGCCGCCGCCGGCTCGCTGGTGAGCCGGCAGACCGAGGCGCAGGCCGCCGGTTTTCCGATCAGTGTGCCGCTTTTCGTCGGTTACTTCGCCGCAATTGCATCGGTCAGTTCGAGTGCACCGTCGCCGCTGGTGCGGGTCCTCGCCTACCTGCCGCCGACCGCGCCGATGTGCATGCCCGTGTTGATCGAGGCGCACGCAGTTGCCGCGTGGCAAGTCGGCCTCACAATCGTGTTCAGCCTCGTCGCCGCACTGGTGATGGCGCGCGTC